One segment of Fimbriiglobus ruber DNA contains the following:
- a CDS encoding type VI secretion system baseplate subunit TssF, translating into MFREAAWTSSRRPFWTGSPTPTLRPMQKRTETTNREVREEADRKMTYWRVVSHLSLNHLSLTDPVKGRDALAEYLSLYDFSDDQHPELREVARQVRDGVLSIDSRRDVAFVPGEPVGGYARGIGVLLELDEEKFVGIGSYLFAAVMDRFFAAAVTLNSFTRLSHGTRQRGPVCQWPPRAGDRPLV; encoded by the coding sequence ATGTTTCGCGAGGCCGCATGGACGAGTTCCCGCCGTCCTTTCTGGACCGGCTCACCGACCCCGACCCTGCGGCCGATGCAGAAGCGGACCGAGACGACCAACCGGGAGGTCCGGGAGGAAGCCGACCGCAAGATGACGTACTGGCGGGTCGTCTCCCACCTGTCCCTGAACCACCTGTCGCTGACCGACCCCGTGAAGGGCCGGGACGCGCTGGCCGAATACCTGTCGCTGTACGACTTCTCGGACGACCAGCACCCGGAGCTGCGCGAGGTGGCCCGCCAGGTCCGCGACGGCGTCCTCTCGATCGATTCGCGGCGGGACGTCGCGTTCGTCCCCGGCGAGCCGGTCGGCGGGTACGCGCGGGGGATCGGGGTGCTGCTCGAACTGGACGAGGAGAAGTTCGTCGGCATCGGCAGCTACCTGTTCGCCGCCGTCATGGACCGGTTCTTCGCGGCCGCCGTCACGCTCAACTCGTTCACCCGGCTCTCCCACGGCACCCGCCAGCGGGGCCCCGTCTGCCAGTGGCCGCCCCGCGCGGGCGACCGGCCGCTGGTGTGA
- a CDS encoding Hcp family type VI secretion system effector, producing MSVDAHLDLTKGNIKGESQEKGFENQINLLHWNWGMTNTGSMSHGGGGGAGKVDMQDFHFEMVTCTASPELQLNCATGQHISEALLTCRKAGQKGGQQKYLTIKFSELLISSFQIPGRVDAKTGLLVEQITFNFAKVEGEYFKQDEKGVTSSAGKWGYDLKKNAKV from the coding sequence ATGAGCGTGGATGCCCACCTGGACCTGACGAAAGGCAACATCAAAGGCGAATCGCAGGAAAAGGGGTTCGAGAACCAGATCAACCTGTTGCACTGGAACTGGGGCATGACCAACACCGGGTCCATGTCCCACGGGGGCGGGGGCGGCGCCGGTAAGGTCGACATGCAGGACTTCCATTTCGAGATGGTGACCTGCACGGCGTCCCCCGAGCTGCAGCTCAACTGCGCCACCGGCCAGCACATTTCCGAAGCCCTCCTGACCTGCCGCAAGGCCGGGCAGAAGGGTGGCCAGCAGAAGTACCTGACCATCAAGTTCAGCGAACTGCTCATCTCGTCGTTCCAGATCCCCGGCCGCGTCGACGCGAAGACCGGCCTGCTCGTCGAGCAGATCACGTTCAACTTCGCCAAAGTCGAGGGCGAATACTTCAAGCAAGACGAGAAGGGCGTCACGTCGTCCGCCGGCAAGTGGGGCTACGACCTCAAGAAGAACGCGAAGGTGTAA